One part of the Acidobacteriota bacterium genome encodes these proteins:
- a CDS encoding radical SAM protein → MKVMLLVPPGGYFAERWTKGTLMPALGILYIAAYLENKGMEVKVVPSEVLELKWREIEKEISNYKPDVVGVTTTTENRFLAFELIRRSKKVYPTARTVIGGPHASMAAQDALEHIPELDFVVRGEGEITTYELVKALESKKEDSLSKIPGISYRINGKIFINPSRSPLHDLDLLPFPARHLIPYEKYNFYLDVPGKGKLPAANLMTSRGCPFECNFCATPINWGRIVRSMSPEKVVEEIEYVINRYNAKAIWFYDDTFNFNPKRVEKICDLIMERDLDIQWTCELRIDVMTKELLSKMKKAGLYYVSFGVEAGSERIRKEIIKKNIKLEHLYNIVRWCKELEILSNCFFIFSHPTETWQEAKETINIIERLKNDSEISISILHIYPGTNLEKKAKEMGKFPEDFTWTKKKDKRIITLPAAQGYVPLFQDKLSWADISELVFRWSFSKKGISYLRKIPVTLTSINSLSALKRYLIMFLVFLKVKILKIYKS, encoded by the coding sequence GATGGACTAAAGGGACTTTGATGCCAGCTTTGGGAATCCTCTATATTGCTGCATACCTTGAAAATAAAGGAATGGAAGTAAAAGTTGTTCCATCAGAAGTCCTGGAACTTAAATGGAGAGAAATTGAAAAAGAAATATCAAATTATAAACCAGATGTAGTGGGAGTGACCACAACAACAGAAAATAGATTTTTAGCTTTTGAGCTTATCAGGAGGTCAAAGAAAGTTTATCCTACTGCAAGAACAGTAATTGGTGGACCTCATGCGTCGATGGCAGCACAAGATGCGCTAGAACATATACCTGAACTTGATTTTGTTGTAAGGGGTGAAGGAGAGATTACTACGTACGAACTGGTAAAAGCACTGGAAAGCAAAAAGGAAGATTCATTGAGCAAAATTCCTGGAATATCATATAGAATAAATGGGAAGATTTTTATAAATCCTTCAAGATCTCCCCTCCATGATTTAGATTTACTTCCCTTTCCTGCAAGACATCTTATCCCGTATGAAAAATACAATTTCTATCTTGATGTTCCGGGAAAAGGAAAACTTCCTGCAGCCAATCTGATGACCTCGAGAGGATGCCCGTTTGAATGCAACTTCTGTGCAACACCGATAAACTGGGGAAGAATTGTTAGATCAATGAGTCCAGAAAAAGTGGTTGAAGAGATTGAATATGTCATTAATAGATACAATGCAAAGGCAATATGGTTTTACGATGATACCTTTAATTTTAACCCAAAAAGAGTTGAAAAAATATGCGACTTAATTATGGAAAGAGATTTAGATATCCAATGGACATGTGAACTAAGAATAGATGTGATGACGAAAGAACTCCTCTCCAAAATGAAAAAGGCAGGTCTCTATTATGTTTCATTCGGCGTTGAAGCTGGCTCGGAAAGAATAAGAAAAGAAATAATCAAAAAGAACATAAAACTTGAACATCTCTATAACATTGTGAGGTGGTGTAAAGAACTGGAGATTCTTTCCAATTGTTTTTTCATCTTCAGTCATCCCACTGAAACATGGCAAGAAGCAAAGGAAACAATCAATATAATTGAAAGACTAAAGAATGATTCTGAAATCTCAATTTCAATACTTCACATATATCCAGGAACAAACCTTGAAAAGAAAGCAAAGGAAATGGGAAAATTTCCTGAGGATTTTACATGGACGAAAAAAAAAGATAAAAGAATTATCACTCTTCCGGCAGCTCAGGGCTATGTTCCTCTTTTTCAGGACAAACTCTCATGGGCTGATATATCAGAACTTGTGTTTAGATGGTCTTTCTCAAAAAAAGGTATTTCTTATTTAAGAAAAATCCCGGTTACTCTGACATCGATAAATTCTCTCTCTGCTCTGAAAAGATATTTAATAATGTTTCTTGTATTTTTAAAGGTAAAAATATTAAAAATATATAAAAGTTAA